In Gopherus flavomarginatus isolate rGopFla2 chromosome 1, rGopFla2.mat.asm, whole genome shotgun sequence, a single genomic region encodes these proteins:
- the AMIGO2 gene encoding amphoterin-induced protein 2, whose translation MSLSCQTISTRLGVLKLNGRGLLCLLVFTMSVCGSASGLCPTACICASDIVSCTNKNLSRVPGTLFKFIKRLDLSYNRIAFLEPEWVPVLFDKLNTLIINHNSISSIITGSFSTTPNLKYLDLSSNNLKTLGSPLFQELRVLEVLMLFNNQITQIDSAAFGGLYKLQKLYLCCNSLSHFPLDLYIGKHKLTELVLLDISYNHIQSVPIQRVSLVPAKQLSGIYLHGNPFYCDCTLYSMLIYWYRRHFNSVVDFKNEYACVLRSDPKGSNKLPLLHDNFLNCSESTINVSFHAFGFIHEAQIGERLIVHCDSRISDAGTYFIWVSPDNRLLEPDKDTDNFKVFHNGSLEIMDPQLEDSGLYSCIAINKRRLLNETIEVRINVSNFTVNRSHAHEAFNTAFTTLAACVASIILVLLYLYLTPCPCQCKTRRRKRKLPQSSAHSSILNSTPSQDPPADEKKSSSGKRVAFLEPVNEPKHGQNGKVRLFPKETVIAESILKTTRAKSDSDSVNSVFSDTPFMPSS comes from the coding sequence ATGTCTTTAAGCTGCCAGACAATTTCTACTCGACTTGGTGTTCTTAAACTGAATGGCAGAGGACTGCTATGCCTTTTGGTCTTTACAATGAGTGTATGTGGCAGTGCCTCTGGCTTGTGTCCTACAGCCTGCATCTGTGCTAGTGACATTGTAAGCTGCACCAATAAGAACCTCTCTAGGGTGCCAGGAACTCTCTTCAAATTCATAAAAAGACTGGATTTGAGTTATAACAGAATTGCATTTTTGGAACCTGAATGGGTCCCGGTGCTTTTTGACAAACTGAATACTTTAATAATCAATCATAATAGTATTAGCAGTATTATCACTGGAAGCTTTTCCACAACTCCAAATTTAAAGTACCTAGACTTGTCATCCAACAACCTGAAGACACTGGGAAGCCCTTTATTTCAAGAGCTGAGAGTACTGGAAGTTCTCATGCTTTTCAACAATCAGATAACACAGATTGATTCTGCTGCCTTTGGAGGATTATACAAATTGCAGAAACTGTACTTGTGTTGTAACTCACTGTCACACTTCCCACTGGACTTGTATATTGGAAAACACAAACTTACAGAACTTGTATTATTAGATATTTCCTATAACCACATCCAGTCAGTACCTATTCAACGCGTAAGTTTAGTACCGGCCAAACAACTCAGTGGAATTTATCTTCATGGTAACCCATTTTACTGTGACTGTACTCTATACTCCATGCTAATTTATTGGTATCGCAGACACTTCAACTCAGTTGTGGATTTCAAAAATGAGTATGCCTGTGTATTACGATCTGATCCCAAAGGTTCCAATAAACTGCCTTTATTGCATGACAACTTTCTGAATTGCTCCGAAAGCACCATCAATGTGTCATTCCATGCCTTTGGGTTTATTCATGAGGCCCAAATTGGAGAAAGGCTGATTGTACACTGTGACAGCAGAATTAGTGATGCAGGCACATATTTCATCTGGGTTAGCCCGGACAATAGATTACTGGAGCCAGATAAGGACACTGACAATTTTAAGGTGTTTCACAATGGGAGTCTAGAGATAATGGATCCCCAGCTGGAGGATTCTGGGCTGTATTCATGCATTGCAATAAATAAAAGAAGACTGTTAAATGAAACCATAGAAGTTAGAATTAATGTAAGCAATTTCACAGTGAACAGATCCCATGCTCATGAAGCATTTAACACTGCTTTCACCACCCTGGCTGCCTGTGTAGCCAGTATTATTTTGGTACTGCTTTATCTCTATCTGACCCCATGTCCTTGTCAGTGTAagacaagaagaagaaaaaggaagctGCCCCAAAGCAGTGCCCATTCATCCATCCTAAACTCCACTCCATCTCAGGATCCTCCAGCTGATGAGAAGAAATCCAgcagtggtaagagagtggcgtTCCTTGAGCCTGTGAACGAGCCAAAACATGGGCAGAATGGGAAGGTGAGACTGTTTCCCAAAGAAACTGTCATAGCGGAGAGCATCTTGAAAACAACCCGAGCAAAATCTGACTCTGATTCTGTCAACTCGGTGTTCTCAGATACACCTTTCATGCCATCATCTTAG